A single window of Mycolicibacterium aurum DNA harbors:
- a CDS encoding sugar phosphate isomerase/epimerase family protein has protein sequence MKIAGAPISWGVCEVPGWGYQLSSDRVLTEMREAGLTATELGPEGFLPTDTVELVELLDGYGLACVGGFVPVVLYKADHDPADDLAGPLESLVAAGAGVVVLAAATGQDGYDERPALDESHWHTLLSNLDRLADIIAARGLTAVLHPHVGTMVETRPEVDRVLTGSRIPLCLDTGHLLIGGTDPLALAREVPERIKHAHLKDVNAALAAKVQSGELTYTQAVAAGMYVPLGAGDVDIAGIIKALEDNGFDGWYVMEQDNILVAEPQGDGPLADVLASVAFLQGAASVVS, from the coding sequence GTGAAGATCGCGGGTGCACCGATTTCCTGGGGTGTGTGCGAGGTTCCCGGCTGGGGTTACCAGCTCAGCTCCGATCGCGTGCTGACCGAGATGCGCGAGGCAGGCCTGACCGCCACCGAACTGGGCCCGGAGGGCTTCCTCCCCACCGACACCGTCGAGCTGGTGGAACTGCTCGACGGTTACGGACTGGCCTGTGTCGGCGGATTCGTCCCGGTGGTGTTGTACAAGGCCGATCACGACCCGGCCGACGACCTCGCCGGACCGTTGGAGTCATTGGTCGCGGCCGGAGCAGGAGTGGTGGTGCTGGCCGCGGCGACCGGTCAGGACGGCTACGACGAACGTCCGGCCCTGGACGAATCACACTGGCACACACTGCTGTCGAACCTCGATCGGCTGGCCGACATCATCGCCGCCCGCGGCCTGACCGCCGTGCTGCACCCGCACGTCGGCACCATGGTGGAGACCCGGCCCGAGGTGGACCGGGTACTGACCGGCTCGCGTATCCCACTGTGCCTGGACACCGGCCATCTGCTCATCGGTGGCACGGATCCGCTGGCGCTGGCGCGGGAGGTGCCCGAGCGGATCAAGCACGCCCACCTCAAGGACGTCAACGCGGCACTGGCCGCCAAGGTGCAGTCCGGCGAGTTGACCTACACCCAGGCGGTGGCGGCCGGGATGTACGTCCCTCTCGGCGCGGGTGACGTCGATATCGCGGGCATCATCAAGGCGTTGGAGGACAACGGTTTCGACGGCTGGTATGTGATGGAGCAGGACAACATCCTGGTGGCCGAACCGCAGGGTGACGGACCCCTGGCCGACGTGCTGGCCAGCGTGGCGTTCCTTCAGGGCGCCGCCAGCGTGGTCTCGTGA
- a CDS encoding Gfo/Idh/MocA family protein, which yields MTLRIGVLGASRIAESAIVGPARDLGHRLVVVAARDPLRAQAFADKYGVERVAPTYQDVVTDPEVDVVYNPLANSLHAPWNLAAVEAGKPVLTEKPFARNRDEAARVAAAAEAAGVPVMEGFHYLFHPATQRALSLAGDGTLGELIRVEVRMGMPAPQPDDPRWSLDLAGGALMDLGCYGLHILRKFGEPAVVAGTAVQRSPGVDESFDVEVVYPSGLTGLSTNSMVEQEHSFTLRVIGDRGEAFVHNFIKPHEDDRLTLQTQDGTTVEHHGTRTSYSYQLEAFADLVLRGTPAPLDTADAVANMALIDDAYRAAGMQPR from the coding sequence GTGACCCTGCGCATCGGAGTCCTGGGCGCCTCGCGCATCGCCGAGTCGGCGATCGTCGGGCCGGCGCGGGACCTGGGCCATCGTCTGGTCGTGGTTGCGGCGCGTGATCCGTTGCGGGCGCAGGCTTTCGCCGACAAGTATGGCGTCGAGCGGGTGGCGCCGACCTACCAGGACGTCGTCACCGACCCAGAGGTCGATGTCGTGTACAACCCGCTCGCCAACTCGTTGCACGCACCGTGGAACCTGGCCGCCGTCGAGGCCGGCAAACCGGTGTTGACGGAGAAGCCGTTCGCCCGCAACCGCGACGAGGCCGCGCGCGTCGCGGCCGCCGCCGAAGCCGCCGGCGTGCCGGTGATGGAGGGCTTTCACTATCTGTTCCACCCGGCGACACAGCGGGCGCTGTCCCTGGCCGGTGACGGGACCCTGGGTGAACTGATCCGGGTCGAGGTCCGGATGGGCATGCCCGCGCCGCAGCCCGACGATCCGCGCTGGTCACTGGATCTCGCCGGCGGCGCGCTGATGGACCTGGGCTGCTACGGCCTGCACATCCTGCGCAAGTTCGGCGAGCCGGCCGTCGTCGCGGGCACCGCGGTGCAACGCAGCCCCGGTGTGGACGAGTCGTTCGACGTGGAGGTCGTCTACCCGTCCGGCCTCACCGGGCTGTCCACCAATTCGATGGTGGAGCAGGAGCACTCGTTCACGCTGCGGGTGATCGGCGATCGCGGAGAGGCATTCGTCCACAACTTCATCAAGCCGCACGAGGACGACAGGCTGACCCTGCAGACCCAGGACGGCACCACGGTCGAGCATCACGGCACCCGCACGTCGTACAGCTACCAGCTGGAGGCGTTCGCCGACCTTGTGCTGCGCGGGACGCCGGCACCGCTGGACACCGCGGACGCGGTGGCCAACATGGCGCTGATCGACGACGCCTACCGCGCGGCGGGCATGCAGCCCCGTTAG
- a CDS encoding SRPBCC family protein codes for MSISTVKTEDAGPKTVSRSVQVSAPIADLFDLIADPHRHPEIDGSGTVRDIDVKGPHRLTTGDKFTVGLTQYGLPYKITSKATAVEENRVVEWEHPLGHRWRWELAEVGPGATKVTETFDYSTAKVPFVIELIGFDKKNAEGIESTLTSLAERYDVH; via the coding sequence ATGAGTATCTCCACCGTGAAGACAGAAGATGCCGGTCCGAAGACGGTCAGCCGCAGCGTGCAGGTCTCGGCGCCGATCGCCGACCTCTTCGACCTGATCGCCGACCCACACCGGCACCCTGAGATCGACGGGTCCGGCACCGTCCGCGACATCGATGTCAAAGGTCCGCACCGGCTGACCACCGGGGACAAGTTCACCGTCGGGTTGACCCAGTACGGACTGCCGTACAAGATCACCTCGAAGGCCACAGCGGTCGAAGAGAACCGGGTGGTCGAATGGGAGCACCCGCTCGGCCATCGCTGGCGCTGGGAACTCGCCGAGGTCGGTCCCGGCGCGACCAAGGTCACCGAGACGTTCGACTACTCGACGGCGAAGGTGCCGTTCGTCATCGAGCTCATCGGTTTCGACAAGAAGAACGCCGAGGGCATCGAGTCCACGCTGACGTCGCTGGCCGAACGCTACGACGTGCACTGA
- a CDS encoding ATP-binding cassette domain-containing protein, which yields MTISVEKPSNDAQAGGKVPLVELKDVGKSYGNITALKGISLRVHAGEVTGILGDNGAGKSTLIKIIAGLHQQTEGDLLVDGEPVKFGSPAEALGKGIATVYQNLAVVPLMPVWRNFFLGQEIRKKSFPFSLDANAMRATTLTELSKMGIELPDVDAPIGSLSGGQKQCVAIARAVFFGARVLILDEPTAALGVKQSGVVLKYITAAKEAGFGVVFITHNPHHAHLVGDHFVLLNRGRQKLDCAYDDITLEHLTQQMAGGDELEALSHELRASKN from the coding sequence ATGACCATCTCAGTCGAAAAGCCAAGCAACGACGCGCAAGCCGGGGGCAAGGTACCGCTGGTCGAGCTCAAGGACGTCGGCAAGTCGTACGGCAACATCACCGCGCTCAAAGGCATCAGCCTGCGGGTGCATGCGGGTGAGGTGACCGGGATCCTCGGCGACAACGGCGCGGGGAAGTCCACGCTGATCAAGATCATTGCCGGGCTGCACCAGCAGACCGAAGGTGATCTTCTGGTCGACGGCGAGCCCGTCAAATTCGGTTCACCGGCCGAGGCGCTCGGCAAGGGCATCGCCACGGTGTACCAGAACCTCGCGGTCGTTCCGTTGATGCCGGTGTGGCGCAACTTCTTTCTCGGGCAGGAGATCCGGAAGAAGTCGTTCCCGTTCTCGTTGGACGCCAACGCGATGCGCGCGACCACTCTCACCGAGTTGTCCAAGATGGGCATCGAACTCCCTGATGTCGATGCACCGATCGGCTCGCTCTCGGGCGGTCAGAAGCAGTGCGTCGCGATCGCCCGGGCGGTGTTCTTCGGGGCGAGGGTGTTGATCCTGGACGAGCCGACGGCAGCGCTGGGCGTCAAGCAGTCCGGGGTGGTGCTGAAGTACATCACCGCGGCCAAGGAGGCCGGGTTCGGCGTGGTGTTCATCACCCACAACCCGCACCACGCGCACCTTGTGGGTGACCACTTCGTCCTGTTGAACCGCGGCCGGCAGAAGCTGGACTGCGCCTACGACGACATCACCCTGGAGCACCTCACCCAGCAGATGGCAGGCGGCGACGAGCTTGAGGCTCTGTCGCACGAGCTGCGCGCCTCGAAGAACTGA
- a CDS encoding ABC transporter permease has product MTTKEALDVADHKVVRDERVKERNRLQRLLIRPEMGAGIGAIGIFVFFLVVAPPFREASSLATVLYASSTIGIMACGVAVLMIGGEFDLSAGVAVTFSSLAASMLAYNLHLNLWMGALLALILALGVGFLNGFLVMKTRIPSFLITLSSFFMLAGINLAVTKLVAGQVATQSVSDMAGWDSAQKVFASSFTVAGVSVRITVVWWLVFTAVATWVLFKTKIGNWIFAVGGDADSARAVGVPVTKVKIGLFMFVGFCAWFVGMHLLFAFNTVQSGQGIGNEFFYIIAAVIGGCLLTGGYGTAIGAAIGAFIFGMTNQGIVYAGWDPDWFKFFLGAMLLFAVIANNAFRNYAAKK; this is encoded by the coding sequence GTGACCACCAAGGAGGCGCTCGACGTCGCCGACCACAAGGTCGTCCGGGACGAGCGCGTCAAGGAGCGGAACCGGCTGCAGCGCCTGCTGATTCGGCCCGAGATGGGCGCCGGCATCGGCGCGATCGGCATCTTCGTCTTCTTCCTGGTGGTCGCGCCGCCGTTCCGCGAGGCATCCTCGCTGGCGACCGTGCTGTACGCCAGCTCGACCATCGGGATCATGGCGTGCGGTGTCGCGGTTCTGATGATCGGCGGGGAATTCGACCTCTCCGCCGGTGTCGCCGTGACGTTCAGTTCGCTGGCGGCCTCGATGCTGGCCTACAACCTGCACCTCAACCTGTGGATGGGTGCGTTGCTGGCGCTGATCCTGGCGCTGGGAGTCGGCTTCCTCAACGGATTCCTGGTTATGAAGACGCGAATTCCCAGCTTCCTAATCACGCTGAGTTCGTTCTTCATGCTCGCGGGTATCAACCTCGCCGTCACGAAGCTGGTCGCCGGCCAGGTTGCCACGCAGAGCGTGAGCGATATGGCGGGTTGGGACTCCGCGCAGAAGGTGTTCGCATCGTCCTTCACCGTCGCCGGCGTGAGCGTGCGCATCACCGTGGTGTGGTGGCTGGTGTTCACCGCGGTCGCCACCTGGGTGCTGTTCAAGACCAAGATCGGCAACTGGATCTTCGCCGTCGGCGGCGACGCGGACAGTGCCCGCGCCGTGGGTGTTCCGGTCACCAAGGTCAAGATCGGCCTGTTCATGTTCGTCGGGTTCTGCGCCTGGTTCGTCGGCATGCACCTGCTGTTCGCCTTCAACACCGTGCAGTCCGGCCAGGGCATCGGCAACGAGTTCTTCTACATCATCGCCGCGGTCATCGGCGGATGTCTGTTGACGGGTGGCTACGGCACCGCGATCGGTGCGGCGATCGGCGCGTTCATCTTCGGCATGACCAACCAGGGCATCGTGTACGCGGGCTGGGACCCTGACTGGTTCAAGTTCTTCCTCGGCGCGATGCTGCTGTTCGCGGTGATCGCCAACAACGCCTTCCGCAACTACGCAGCGAAGAAGTGA
- a CDS encoding substrate-binding domain-containing protein — protein MTFKRLAAFAGAGVLAFGIVSCSSTGGAPEQSGEGGGGGGVDTPRMTIAMITHEVPGDSFWDLIRKGAETAAKKDNIELRYSNDPEAPNQANLVQSAVDSDVDGIAVTLAKPDAMKAAIAAAEAKGIPVVAFNAGMDAWEPMGVKEYFGQDGRIAGQGVGDRLRTEGATKSICIIQEQGHVDLEARCAGVKETFPATEILNVNGKDMPSVESTITAKLQQDPSIDYIVALGAPFALTAVQSAKNAGSTAKIGTFDTNAALVEAIQNGDVQWAVDQQPYLQGYLAVDSLWLYLTNGNIIGGGAPTLTGPAFIDKSNIDAVAEYAKGGTR, from the coding sequence ATGACGTTCAAGCGGCTCGCGGCGTTCGCCGGGGCGGGCGTTCTGGCGTTCGGAATCGTGTCGTGCTCGTCGACCGGGGGAGCGCCCGAGCAGTCCGGAGAAGGCGGCGGTGGCGGTGGCGTCGACACGCCCCGGATGACGATCGCCATGATCACGCACGAGGTGCCCGGGGACTCGTTCTGGGACCTCATCCGCAAGGGTGCCGAGACCGCGGCGAAGAAGGACAACATCGAGTTGCGCTACTCGAACGATCCCGAGGCACCCAACCAGGCGAATCTGGTGCAGAGCGCCGTCGACAGCGATGTGGACGGCATCGCCGTCACGCTGGCCAAGCCCGACGCGATGAAGGCGGCGATCGCAGCGGCCGAGGCCAAGGGCATCCCGGTGGTCGCGTTCAACGCGGGTATGGACGCGTGGGAGCCGATGGGGGTCAAGGAATACTTCGGACAGGACGGCCGCATCGCCGGTCAGGGTGTCGGCGACCGGTTGCGCACCGAAGGCGCGACCAAGTCGATCTGCATCATCCAAGAGCAGGGCCACGTCGACCTGGAGGCGCGCTGCGCCGGTGTCAAGGAGACCTTCCCCGCCACTGAGATCCTGAACGTCAACGGCAAGGACATGCCGTCGGTGGAGTCCACCATCACCGCCAAGCTGCAGCAGGATCCGAGCATCGACTACATCGTCGCGCTCGGTGCACCGTTCGCGCTGACGGCCGTGCAGTCGGCGAAGAATGCCGGCAGCACTGCCAAGATCGGCACGTTCGACACCAATGCCGCGCTGGTGGAGGCGATTCAAAACGGCGACGTCCAATGGGCCGTCGACCAGCAGCCCTATCTGCAGGGCTACCTGGCCGTCGACTCGCTGTGGCTCTACCTGACCAACGGCAACATCATCGGTGGCGGAGCGCCGACGCTGACGGGGCCCGCGTTCATCGACAAGTCGAACATCGATGCGGTGGCGGAGTACGCAAAGGGCGGGACCCGCTGA
- a CDS encoding LacI family DNA-binding transcriptional regulator produces the protein MQRRPTLADVAERAGVSRALVSIVMRDVAGASDQTRERVRRAADAIGYRPDPRARRLRQHRTRLIGLTFEAGQEFHADLVDGVYLAADTQGYDVVLSAVTPHRDEPRALRTLIDDRCEGLVAIGSRLPARELTELASRVPLVVLTRRVRGVDAVRSDDVAGAMAGMEHLVGLGHRRIVYLDGGRAPGAAERLRGYRKAAKSAQLPEMVCPGGLTEREGAAAAMAMLESRQLPEAVFAFNDRCALGVLDVFIRSGVPVPQQVSVMGFDDSPLAGLAHIQLTTVRQDSAGLASAAVERMVARMDGVVTGGSAVDIVRRPTLVVRGSTAASTR, from the coding sequence GTGCAACGCAGACCGACGCTCGCCGACGTGGCCGAACGGGCCGGCGTGTCCAGGGCGCTGGTCTCGATCGTGATGCGGGACGTTGCGGGGGCCAGCGACCAGACGCGGGAGCGGGTCCGGCGCGCGGCCGACGCGATCGGCTACCGCCCGGACCCCCGGGCCCGCAGGCTGCGCCAGCACCGGACCAGGCTGATCGGGCTCACGTTCGAGGCGGGCCAGGAGTTCCACGCCGACCTTGTCGACGGCGTCTATTTGGCAGCTGACACACAGGGGTACGACGTCGTCCTGAGCGCCGTCACCCCGCACCGCGACGAACCGCGGGCGCTGCGGACCCTGATCGACGACCGCTGCGAGGGACTGGTGGCGATCGGGTCCCGATTGCCGGCGCGTGAGCTCACCGAACTGGCGTCCCGGGTGCCGCTGGTGGTTCTGACACGACGTGTGCGTGGTGTGGACGCGGTGCGCAGCGATGACGTCGCCGGCGCGATGGCAGGGATGGAACACCTGGTGGGACTGGGACACCGCCGCATCGTGTACCTCGACGGGGGTCGGGCCCCGGGCGCGGCCGAGCGCCTGAGGGGGTACCGGAAAGCGGCCAAATCGGCGCAGCTGCCCGAGATGGTGTGCCCGGGCGGGCTCACCGAGCGCGAGGGAGCGGCGGCCGCGATGGCGATGCTGGAGTCCAGGCAATTGCCCGAGGCGGTGTTCGCGTTCAACGACCGGTGCGCGCTCGGCGTGCTCGACGTCTTCATCCGGTCGGGAGTTCCTGTCCCACAGCAGGTTTCGGTCATGGGATTCGACGACAGCCCGTTGGCGGGCCTCGCCCACATTCAATTGACGACAGTCCGCCAGGACAGCGCCGGGCTTGCCTCGGCGGCGGTGGAGCGGATGGTGGCCCGCATGGACGGGGTGGTCACCGGCGGGTCTGCGGTCGATATCGTACGTCGGCCGACACTCGTCGTGCGTGGGTCGACTGCGGCGTCAACGCGCTGA
- a CDS encoding Gfo/Idh/MocA family oxidoreductase: protein MSTPLSFGLIGAGWIGTFHAETLAHRLPNTRLVAVADPVPGAAERLSALRSYQDPMELIADPSVEAVAICSPAATHADLVVAAARAGKHVFCEKPMALTLDDADRAIAAARDAGVALQVGFNRRFATDFADMRTRIVEGSIGTPQLLRSLTRDPGISVEVAARVKPWTIFNETLIHDFDTLCWLNPGARVTEVYAQADALIHPQFAGQGFLDTSVVQIRFDNGAFAVAEASFSAVYGYDVRGEVFGSDGILQAGRAPEQAGGANVELFHDAYVAQFAHFVDSVQAGVEPSVNGIDARIALEIALAARESVEHQAPVVLEGAVT, encoded by the coding sequence ATGTCGACCCCGCTGTCCTTCGGCCTCATCGGCGCCGGCTGGATCGGTACATTCCACGCCGAGACGTTGGCGCACCGCCTACCCAACACGCGCCTTGTCGCTGTCGCCGATCCGGTACCTGGTGCAGCGGAACGCCTTTCGGCACTACGCAGTTACCAGGATCCGATGGAGCTCATCGCCGATCCGTCCGTCGAGGCTGTCGCGATCTGCTCCCCCGCCGCAACCCACGCCGATCTGGTCGTCGCCGCGGCACGGGCCGGCAAGCACGTGTTCTGCGAGAAGCCGATGGCCCTGACGCTCGATGATGCCGACCGCGCGATCGCTGCAGCACGGGACGCCGGCGTGGCACTGCAGGTGGGGTTCAACCGTCGCTTTGCCACCGACTTCGCCGACATGCGCACCCGCATTGTCGAGGGCTCGATCGGCACACCGCAGCTGCTGCGCTCGCTCACGCGCGATCCCGGCATCTCGGTCGAGGTCGCCGCCCGGGTGAAGCCGTGGACCATCTTCAACGAGACGCTCATCCACGACTTCGACACGCTGTGCTGGCTCAACCCGGGGGCGCGCGTGACCGAGGTGTACGCCCAGGCCGATGCGCTGATCCACCCGCAGTTCGCCGGGCAGGGTTTCCTGGACACCTCGGTGGTGCAGATCCGGTTCGACAACGGGGCTTTCGCCGTCGCCGAAGCCAGCTTCTCGGCCGTCTACGGCTACGACGTGCGCGGCGAGGTGTTCGGTTCCGACGGCATCCTGCAGGCCGGACGCGCTCCCGAGCAGGCAGGTGGTGCCAACGTCGAGCTCTTCCACGACGCGTACGTGGCGCAGTTCGCCCACTTCGTCGACAGCGTCCAGGCGGGTGTCGAACCATCGGTGAACGGGATCGATGCCCGAATTGCTCTCGAAATCGCCTTGGCTGCACGAGAATCAGTGGAACACCAGGCGCCGGTGGTGCTCGAAGGAGCGGTGACGTGA
- a CDS encoding TIM barrel protein produces the protein MSFQLAVCSEMVFTDLPILDRVRRIQERNLAVEIWSWHDKDLAALAATGATFTSMTGYLHGDLIDPENCDEVLRTAELSIKAAETLGVTRLNLHTAELVDGQAARPRRRTTGQMWLTAARTLERLGDLGAAAGVTFTVENLNTIVDHPGVPLARAKDTLALIEGVGHPNVKMMLDLYHAQIGEGNLIELVRRCGEAIGEIQVADVPGRCEPGTGEISYPAIAEALRGIGYTGTIGMEAWASRPGVAGSDAALDAFRAAFS, from the coding sequence GTGAGCTTCCAGCTGGCGGTGTGTTCGGAGATGGTCTTCACCGACCTCCCAATCCTCGACCGGGTCAGGAGGATCCAGGAGCGAAACTTGGCGGTGGAGATCTGGAGCTGGCACGACAAGGACCTGGCAGCGCTGGCCGCGACCGGCGCCACGTTCACATCGATGACCGGCTATCTGCACGGCGACCTGATCGACCCCGAGAACTGTGACGAGGTGCTCCGAACCGCCGAGTTGAGCATCAAAGCCGCTGAGACACTGGGCGTTACCCGCCTCAACCTGCACACTGCCGAACTGGTCGACGGGCAGGCCGCCCGGCCGCGTCGACGCACCACCGGTCAGATGTGGCTGACCGCTGCGCGCACCCTGGAGCGGCTCGGCGACCTGGGTGCCGCCGCCGGCGTCACGTTCACCGTGGAGAACCTCAACACGATCGTCGACCATCCTGGCGTCCCGCTGGCTCGTGCGAAAGACACCCTGGCGCTCATCGAGGGCGTGGGCCACCCGAACGTCAAGATGATGCTGGACCTCTATCACGCGCAGATCGGCGAAGGGAACCTGATCGAACTGGTGCGCCGCTGCGGTGAAGCCATCGGCGAGATTCAGGTGGCCGACGTGCCCGGCCGGTGCGAGCCCGGCACCGGCGAGATCAGCTACCCGGCGATCGCCGAGGCGCTACGAGGGATCGGCTACACGGGCACGATCGGCATGGAGGCATGGGCATCGCGGCCAGGGGTCGCGGGCAGCGATGCGGCACTGGATGCGTTCCGGGCCGCCTTCTCCTGA
- a CDS encoding GntR family transcriptional regulator — protein MPLTVELDRSSPVPLYYQLAQAIEAAIRDGELSPGDRFENELALAKRLTLSRPTTRRAIQELVDKGLLVRKRGVGTQVVQNPVHRRVELTSLFDDLARAGQEPTTRLLKYHVGPPDEEVARELNLAEGREVASIHRLRCANGEPLALMINHLPVEIAPDADELESNGLYQSLRARGVHIRLARQRIGARSATRAEAQLLDEKPNAPLLTMARTAFDDSGAAVEFGNHGYRASRYYFDTTLVDR, from the coding sequence GTGCCTCTGACAGTGGAGCTCGACAGGTCAAGCCCTGTTCCCCTCTACTATCAGCTCGCCCAGGCGATCGAGGCCGCCATCAGGGACGGCGAACTCAGCCCCGGTGACCGATTCGAGAATGAGCTTGCATTGGCCAAGCGGCTGACACTGTCACGCCCGACCACCCGCCGGGCCATCCAGGAGCTCGTCGACAAGGGCCTGCTGGTGCGCAAGCGGGGCGTCGGCACGCAGGTGGTGCAGAACCCCGTACATCGACGCGTCGAACTGACCAGCCTGTTCGACGATCTCGCACGCGCCGGCCAGGAGCCCACCACCCGGCTGCTCAAGTATCACGTCGGCCCGCCCGACGAAGAGGTTGCGCGGGAACTCAATCTCGCCGAGGGCCGCGAAGTGGCATCGATCCACCGGTTGCGCTGCGCCAACGGAGAACCGCTGGCGTTGATGATCAACCACCTGCCGGTCGAGATCGCCCCGGACGCCGACGAGTTGGAGAGCAACGGCCTCTACCAGTCGCTGCGCGCCCGCGGTGTCCACATCCGGCTGGCGCGTCAGCGCATCGGGGCGCGCAGCGCGACCCGTGCGGAGGCGCAACTGCTCGACGAGAAGCCCAATGCGCCTCTGCTCACCATGGCGCGCACCGCGTTCGACGATTCCGGTGCGGCGGTGGAGTTCGGTAATCACGGCTACCGGGCGTCGCGCTATTACTTCGACACCACGCTCGTCGACCGCTGA
- the iolC gene encoding 5-dehydro-2-deoxygluconokinase — MTNQPYDVLAIGRSGVDVYPLQVGVGLEDVETFGKFLGGSAANVAVAAARLGNHSALISGVGDDPFGRYVRNELARLDVDNRFVSTHGEFPTPVTFCEIFPPDDFPLYFYRKPSAPDLQITADEIDADAVRGARLYWSTVTGLSEEPSRSAHFAAWSARGRAPLTVLDLDYRPMFWATPAAATEQVQKALAHVTVAVGNREECEIAVGESNPHKAADALLDLGVELAIVKQGPRGVLGKTRHSAITVSPNEVDVVNGLGAGDAFGGSLCHGLLNGWSLEKTLRYANAAGAIVAGRLECSTAMPTAAEVAELAEQTAVEAVNV; from the coding sequence ATGACCAACCAGCCATACGACGTGCTCGCCATCGGGCGCAGCGGCGTCGACGTGTACCCACTTCAAGTCGGAGTCGGCCTCGAGGACGTCGAGACATTCGGCAAGTTCCTCGGCGGCAGCGCGGCCAACGTCGCGGTCGCCGCGGCGCGCCTGGGCAACCACTCGGCCTTGATCTCCGGAGTCGGCGACGACCCCTTCGGCCGCTACGTGCGCAACGAACTCGCCCGCCTCGATGTCGACAACCGCTTTGTCAGCACGCACGGCGAGTTCCCCACCCCGGTGACGTTCTGCGAGATCTTCCCGCCCGACGACTTCCCGCTGTACTTCTACCGCAAGCCCAGCGCCCCCGACCTGCAGATCACCGCCGACGAGATCGACGCCGACGCGGTGCGCGGGGCGCGGCTGTACTGGTCGACAGTCACCGGACTGTCCGAAGAGCCAAGCCGCAGCGCGCATTTCGCAGCCTGGTCGGCCCGCGGGCGCGCACCGCTGACCGTACTCGACCTGGACTACCGCCCGATGTTCTGGGCCACGCCCGCCGCTGCCACCGAACAGGTGCAGAAAGCGCTGGCGCACGTCACCGTCGCCGTGGGCAACCGCGAGGAGTGCGAGATCGCGGTGGGTGAATCCAACCCCCACAAGGCCGCGGACGCGTTGCTCGATCTGGGTGTCGAGCTCGCGATCGTCAAGCAGGGCCCCCGCGGTGTTCTCGGCAAGACGCGTCACAGTGCGATCACCGTGTCGCCCAATGAGGTTGACGTGGTCAACGGCCTGGGAGCCGGCGATGCGTTCGGCGGCAGCCTGTGCCATGGACTACTCAACGGATGGTCGCTGGAGAAGACCCTGCGGTACGCCAACGCTGCCGGCGCCATCGTCGCGGGCCGCCTCGAATGCTCGACCGCCATGCCCACCGCCGCTGAAGTGGCCGAGCTCGCCGAGCAGACCGCCGTGGAGGCCGTGAATGTCTGA
- a CDS encoding Cgl0159 family (beta/alpha)8-fold protein produces the protein MSETPLCTDYAAITEIRATDPAAVARAWDHRSARPTVRGNGRLMIVAADHPARGALSVGSRPTAMNSRTDLLDRLRAALADPGVDGVLATSDILDDLVLLGALEDKVVFSSFNRGGLAGSTFELDDRMTGATAASTAAANMNGGKMLCRIDLDDPGTVATLAACAKAVDELAAHGLIAMLEPFMSSRVNGKVRNDLSPDAVIKSVHIGQGLGATSAYTWMKLPVVEEMDRVMESTTMPTLLLGGDPADPDEAFASWEKALALPSVRGLIVGRTLLYPADDDVSSAVATAVAMIR, from the coding sequence ATGTCTGAGACACCACTGTGTACCGACTACGCCGCGATCACCGAGATTCGGGCCACCGATCCCGCCGCGGTAGCCCGCGCGTGGGACCACCGCTCGGCCCGGCCGACAGTGCGCGGCAACGGCAGGCTGATGATCGTCGCCGCCGACCACCCCGCCCGCGGCGCCCTCTCCGTCGGGTCCCGGCCGACAGCGATGAACAGCCGCACCGATCTCCTGGACCGCCTGCGCGCCGCCCTGGCCGACCCGGGCGTCGACGGCGTCCTGGCCACCTCGGACATCCTCGACGATCTGGTGCTGCTGGGCGCGTTGGAGGACAAGGTCGTGTTCTCCTCGTTCAACCGGGGCGGACTCGCCGGATCGACGTTCGAGCTCGACGACCGCATGACCGGTGCCACCGCGGCGTCGACCGCGGCAGCGAACATGAACGGCGGAAAGATGCTGTGCCGCATCGACCTCGACGATCCAGGTACCGTGGCCACGCTGGCTGCGTGTGCCAAGGCCGTCGACGAGCTCGCCGCGCACGGTCTGATCGCGATGCTGGAACCGTTCATGTCGTCCCGGGTGAACGGCAAGGTCCGCAACGACCTGTCCCCCGACGCCGTCATCAAGTCGGTGCACATCGGCCAGGGGCTCGGCGCCACTTCGGCCTATACGTGGATGAAGCTGCCGGTGGTCGAAGAAATGGACCGGGTGATGGAGTCCACCACCATGCCGACGCTGCTGCTGGGCGGTGATCCGGCCGATCCTGACGAGGCGTTCGCCAGCTGGGAGAAAGCGCTGGCGCTGCCCTCGGTGCGCGGCCTGATCGTCGGCCGCACCCTGCTGTACCCGGCCGACGACGATGTGAGCTCGGCCGTCGCGACCGCGGTGGCGATGATCCGATGA